GCATCAGGATACTTTCCGTCAGCTCCAGTTCCAGACACGCCGGCGGCAGGCCGGTGTCCTTCAGAATGTTGGCGATGCGCGTGCCCAACTGGCCGTCGGAAAACTGCCGCGCGGAGATGTTCACCGAGACTTTCGGCACGCGCACTTTGTTCTGATGCCAGGTCCTGAGCTGGCGGCAGGCCTCGCTGATGACCCAGTCGCCTACGTCCACCACCAGGCCCAGCTCTTCCAGTACCGGGATGAAATCGCCTGGGGGTACCAGCCCGCGCCGTGGGTGGCGCCAGCGCAGCAGGGCTTCGGCGCCGGTCAGGCGTTTGCCGTCGCCGCTGAACTGCGGTTGGTAATAGAGCACGAATTCGTTCTGGTCGAGGGCGTGGCGCAGGTCGCTTTCCAGTTCCAGGCGTTCCAGGGCGCTGGCGTTCATGTCGGCCTGGTAGAACTGGAAGTTGTTCTTGCCGCGCTCCTTGGCGTGATACATCGCCGTGTCGGCGTTTTTCATCAGTTGGCTCAGCTCATTGCCATCCTGCGGGCTCAGGGCGATACCGATACTGGCGGTCACAAAGAACTCGCGGCCTTCCAGCACGAACGGCTTCACCAGGCTCGCAAGGATTTGCTCGGCCACATGAATGGCGCGGTTGAGCGCCAGTTCACGATTGACCCGGGGTTGCAGCAACAAGGTGAATTCGTCGCCGCCCATGCGCGCTACGGTGTCGTCTTCGGCCACGCAGCCGAGCAGGCGGGTTGCCATTTCCTTGAGCATGCGGTCGCCGGCGGCGTGGCCCAGGGAGTCGTTGATCGGTTTGAAGCGGTCGAGGTCGAGGAACATCAGCACCACCCACGACTTCTGCCGTTCGGCCGCCTGCAACGCGGTGTGCAGGCGGTCCTGGAACAATGTGCGGTTGGGCAGGTGAGTCAGGGCGTCGTAATAGGCCAGGCGGTGGATGCGCTGTTCGCTGGCCTTGCGCTCGCTGATGTCGCTGAAGAAACACACATAGCTGGCCAGGTCGCCTTCGTCGTCGAACACTGCGGTAATGCCGACCCAGGCCGGGTAATGCTCGCCGTTGCGGCGCTTGAGCCACACCTCGCCTTCCCAGGTGCTGTGCTGGTGCAATTGCTTGAGAACGTAGCGCAGGTGGGCTTCCTGCTGCTCGTCGACGGTCAGCATGTTCGGCAACTGGTCCAGCACATCCGCCACTTCATAGCCACTGACGCGGCTGAACGCTTCGTTGGCCTGCACGATATAGCCGGCCGGGTCGGTGATCAGGATCGCCGATGTGGAGTGCTCGAATACCGTGGCCGCCATGCGCAGGTCTTTTTCCGCGCGGCGTTGCTGGCTGATGTCGCGGCCCACGCCGAGGATGCCCTCGAAGGTGCCGTGCTCGTCCCATACCAGCACCACGCGCAGTTCGATCGGCACTTTGCGGCCATCGGCGCGCAGGCAGTCGAACAGAAACAGCTGGGTCTGCACCTGATCGCGCAGTTTGCTCAGGGCCGCCTGGTCGCCCAGCGCGCGACTGACCTGTTCCACCAGGCTGTAGATGCCGGCCAATTGCTGCGGGTTGGCGATGATCGATTGCCAACCGTTCTTGAACACCCAGTCCACGTCATAGCCCAGCACCGCATTGACCGATGGGCTGATGTAGTTGAGCGCCAGTTGGCTGTCGGTGGAGCAGATCACGTCGCTGATGCTTTCGGCGAGCATGCGGTAGCGCTGCTCGCTGTCGCGCAGCGATTCGCTGGCTTCGATCTGGTCGGTAATGTCCTTGGCCACGCCGATGATGCGCGTGACTTGCGAGCTCTTGTCCCGGGCCAGGGCCTGTTCACGGATATCGAAGCGTCGCCACTGGTTGTTGCGATGGCGAAAGCGCAACTGACAGTGCAGCTGGGTCGCGTAGCCCGCCTGGCGTTGCTGCTGGCGCAGCTCGTGGTAGTGCTCGGCATCTTCGGGGTGGAGCAGGATCTCCCAGAAGTACTCGCCCATTTGCTGCAGTTCGGCGCGGTTATAGCCGAGCGTGTGGCCCAGATGATGGTTGCTGAAAATCATGCGTTGGCTGATCACGTCCTGCACATACAGGTGGTCGGGCACCGTACGGACCACGTCCGACCAGAAGCTTTCGCGCTCCACCAGCGACAGCTCGATCAGCTTGCGGCTGGTGATATCGCTGATGCTGAGGATCACCGCCTTGAAATCGTCCTGCTGCTCCGGCAAGCGCATGACCAGCCACAGGTACTGTTCGTTGCCGGCCACGTCCTTGAGCTGGATTTCCAGCTCCAACTGGTCCTGCTGAGTCAGGACCGCCTCAAGCACCTGATAGCCGATAGAGGTAGCGTTGTCCGGGCAATCGCTGATCAGGCGCTGCCAGGCCTCTTCGCACGAGCCCACGTTCAGCAGGCGCACCGCCACCTGGTTGATTTCAGTGATGCGCAGTTCGCTGAGCAATAGCCGGCACTGCGCCGGGTCGGCCAGTCGCCAGGCCTGCAGTTGCTCGCGGGTCTGCAGGCGAGCCTTATCGAAAAAGGCATTGAGCCCCGACAGGTCCAGCACGCACAGGGCCACGCCGGTGCCTTCGAAAATATCCTGATAACGGCGCCGGCCCTCATGCACCTGGCGCTGACGGCGGCGCATGTTCAGCAGGACAATCACCGGGATCAGCGAGAACGCCAGCCCCAACAGGCATTTACCGATAAACGCCGGCAGCAGTTCTTCGAGCACGGCGGTGCGGTCGAACAGGCCGCGCAGTTGCCAGTCGCTTTTGCTCAGGGGAGTGATCAGTACGGTTTTGTTCAATTCGTCCGGGGTCAGGGCACCGGCCCATTGGGCCGGCATGCCGGTGTCGCGGCTGATCACGCGGTGGTTGAGGCGATTCTCGATGGCCCACGTCGGGCGCTGGCCCTGGTTGTCCTGGGGAGTCAGGTTGGCCAGGTACTCGGGCGCCAGGCGTAGCGCCCAGTAGACCCGCGAGCCGCCGCTGGGCTGGTGGAGCAGCAAATAGATGAGGGAGCCGTCGTCGTTGTTGCTCAGGTAATACGCCTGGCCGTGGCTGCGCTCTACCAGCTCGTCGAGCCAGGCGCTGTCCTGGCTGTCCGTGGCACTGTCGCTGATCATCGCGCCGCTGGGAGCCAGCAGGGCGACGCTGCGCAATTCCGGCAGGGAACGCTGCAGTGTGCGCATCAAGGCCTGTTGCTGTTCGCTGTCGCGGGGCGCCTCGACCATCGGCAGCAGGTTGAGCGCGATCTTGGCGCTCAGGGCCATGTTCAGGCTGATTTGTTCGGCCAGGTCGGCGCTGTAGTCGATGGTGTATTGCTGTTGGTTTTTCTGGTTTTGCTGCAGTTGATCCAGCAGTTGCCAGAACAATAAAGCGAGCAGCAGCAGGACGAGCGTCGCCAATGCGCCTTTGAGAGGACCGTGCAGGGGCGCTCCTGGCGCTAGATGAGCGGCGCGCAAAGGAGTTGGCGGCGTGACTTTGGACAAGCTGTAATCCTGCGGTTTGGCTGGACTGGCGCGCGACGTGCACTATAAGCCGGACGCCCGGAGGGCGGCTAGCATGCCTTGACTTGTGGCAAAGTGCCAGTCCCGCCCGACTGAACGTGGCCGCGAGCGGCCGCGTCAGTCGTCCGTTTCAATCGACTTGTTGTCCTGCCTGAGCATGTTCGATCAAGTAGGGGTTACGTAGCTTTGTGAGCGGCAAATGCCGTTCACAGGGATACGTCATGAATAGTTTTCTGCACACTTCAAGCCAAGATGAAAATGATCACGCACGGTTCGAAATAATTAGAAGAAGGGAGCAGGGTGCACCAGAAACAGTAGCTTATATCCGCGACATTTATCAGCGCCGTTACGGGGCCGATATGACGCCCGCTTCCGACTGGCTGGTGGCACGTCGCAACCTGGCCAGTGGTGCGTTGTCGAGCGGCGCCCTGATCATGCTCGCCGCCCTGGGCTGGGTAGCCGGCGCGACGGTGTGCGGCAAGCGTCTGGCGCGGGTGGATTCCGAGAAGACTGACTGGGGTAGGCATGCATTACGATGGAACACACTATTCAGCGCTGGTCATTGAAAGGCAGTTGAGCAGGATTGACGACGAGGGCGAGCCCCACAGGCACCCCGTCGGTCAATTCGTGTTGGTAAAAAAGGCATGCTCCACGGCCACACGGAGGACCAGCGCTGGTTGCTCAAGCCTGGCATGGCCGTATGGATTGCGCCGCAGACCCTGCACGCCGGCATGGTGCACAGCCAGGTCGACCTTATCGTGCTGTACCTGGGCTTCGATTAATCCAAGGATTTCCCACCACCCTTAAACTGATTGAAGCCTCCGCGCTGATCGTTTCGCTGTGCGACCGACTGGCCGAGGAGGCCGTTCGGCCCACCGGCAGCGCGGCAGATCCATCGCGGGGTACTGGGCCAGACGCTGTGCACCTCGGCGATCCTGCTGGTGATGCTTTTGCACAGTACGCTGGACCTGAACGTGCTGGCCATCAGGTTGTTCTGATGCCGGCTGTGTGACACCGGTCGGCGTTCTGCATCTGTGCACAGGTTCATCTTGACGTAGAATACCGGCCTTTGTTTACACAGTTCATCAGAGGGCTCCATTTTGGCTCAATACGTCTTCACCATGCATCGGCTGGGCAAAGTCGTCCCACCGAAGCGGGAAATCCTGAAAAACATTTCGTTGTCCTTCTTCCCCGGCGCCAAGATCGGCGTGCTCGGCCTCAACGGTTCGGGTAAATCCACCCTGCTGAAAATCATGGCCGGCGTCGACACCGAATTCGAAGGCGAAGCGCGCCCGATGCCGGAGCTGAACATCGGTTACCTGCCGCAGGAGCCGATTCTGGATCCGACCAAGACCGTGCGCGAAGTGGTCGAAGAGGCCGTCAGCGTGATCAAAGACGCCCAGGCGCGCCTGGACGAGGTGTACGCCGCCTACGCCGAACCGGATGCCGACTTCGACAAGCTCGCCGCCGAACAGGCCAAGCTTGAGGCCATCCTGCAGGCCGGCGACGGGCACAATCTGGAGCGCCAGCTGGAAGTTGCCGCCGATGCGCTGCGCCTGCCGGCGTGGGACGCCAAGGTCGAGCACCTCTCCGGTGGTGAAAAGCGTCGTGTGGCCCTGTGCCGCCTGCTGCTGTCGGCCCCCGACATGTTGTTGCTCGACGAACCGACCAACCACTTGGACGCCGATTCCGTCGCCTGGCTGGAACATTTCCTTCACGATTTCCCGGGCACCGTGGTTGCGATCACGCACGACCGTTACTTCCTCGACAACGTGGCCGGCTGGATCCTCGAACTCGACCGTGGCGCCGGTATCCCTTACGAGGGTAACTACTCCGGTTGGCTGGAAGCCAAGTCCGACCGTCTGGCCGCCGAGTCCAAGCAGCAATCGGCTCACGAAAAAGCCATGAAGGAAGAACTGGAATGGGTGCGCAAAGGCGCCAAGGCCCGTCAGTCCAAATCCAAGGCGCGTCTGCAACGCTTTGAAGAAATGCAGTCGCAGGAATTCCAGAAGCGCAGCGAAACCAACGAGATCTACATCCCGGCCGGTCCGCGCCTGGGTGACAAGGTCATCGAATTCAAGAACGTAACTAAGGGCTACGGCGACCGCGTGTTGATCGACAACCTGTCGTTCTCCATGCCAAAAGGCGCGATCGTCGGCGTAATTGGTGGTAACGGTGCGGGTAAATCCACGCTGTTCCGCATGCTGATGGGCAAGGAAACTCCGGATTCGGGCAGCATTGAAATCGGTGAAACCGTGCAGCTGGCCTGTGTTGACCAGAGCCGTGAAGACCTGGACGGCAGCAAGACCGTGTTCCAGCAGATTTCCGACGGTTCCGACCAGATCCGCATCGGTAACTATGAAATCCCGTCGCGCACCTATGTCGGCCGTTTCAACTTCAAGGGCGGCGACCAGCAGAAGTTCGTCAAGGACCTGTCCGGTGGTGAGCGCGGCCGCTTGCACCTGGCCCTGACCCTGAAAGAGGGCGGCAACGTGCTGCTGCTCGACGAACCGTCCAACGACCTCGACGTCGAAACCCTGCGTTCCCTGGAAGAAGCCCTGCTGGACTTCCCTGGCGCCGCCATTGTGATCTCTCACGACCGGTGGTTCCTTGACCGCGTCGCGACGCACATCCTGGCATACGAAGATGACTCCCAAGCGGTGTTCTTCGAAGGCAACTACACCGAGTACGAAGCCGATCGCAAGAAGCGCCTGGGCGATGCTGCTGCCCAGCCGCACCGCGTACGCCACAAAAAACTGGCCTGATTCGGGCCGGGTTGAAAAAAGCGGTGCCCTCGGGCACCGTTTTTTTTTGCACATTTTCCCTGCCCCACATCATTCAACTGTGGGAGGGGGCTCGCCCGCGATAGCACTTCCTCTGACGGTGCACGCCCCAGCTTGGCAATCCCTTTTTAAGTGCATAAAACGTCCATTTCTCTGATTTATTTATATCCATTGCACCATTTAAATTCACAAAGGCGACATTTTGCCCTGTCGCGGTGCGACATGAATTGTTAAAGTCCGGCCCAATCTCATTTTAAAAACAATCAATTTGCCGAGACTCTTCATGATCGAATCCGTCGAATCCTTCCTCGCTCGCCTTAAGAAACGTGACCCCGACCAGCCGGAATTTCACCAGGCAGTAGAAGAAGTCCTGCGCAGCCTGTGGCCGTTTCTTGAAGCCAATCCGCACTATCTGACCTCTGGCATCCTGGAGCGCATGTGCGAGCCCGAGCGTGCGATTACGTTCAGGGTTTCGTGGGTGGATGACCAGGGCAAGGTCCAGGTCAATCGCGGATTCCGCATCCAGATGAACAGCGCGATCGGCCCGTACAAAGGCGGCCTGCGCTTCCATCCGTCGGTCAACCTGGGGGTTTTGAAATTCCTCGCCTTTGAACAGACCTTCAAGAATTCCCTGACCTCGCTGCCCATGGGCGGTGGCAAGGGTGGTTCGGACTTCGATCCCAAGGGCAAGAGCGACGCAGAAGTGATGCGGTTCTGCCAGGCGTTCATGAGCGAGCTGTACCGGCATATCGGTGCGGATGTCGACGTGCCGGCCGGTGATATCGGCGTGGGTGCCCGTGAGATCGGCTTCCTGTTTGGCCAGTACAAACGGCTGAGCAATCAGTTCACCTCGGTGTTCACCGGCAAGGGCATGACCTACGGCGGTAGCCTGATCCGCCCGGAAGCCACCGGTTTTGGCTGTGTGTACTTTGCCGAAGAGATGCTCAAGCGCGACGGCCTGCGCGTGGAAGGCAAGCGCGTCGCGGTATCCGGGTCCGGCAATGTGGCGCAATACGCGGCGCGTAAGGTCATGGACCTGGGCGGCAAGGTGATTTCCTTGTCTGACTCCGAAGGCACCCTGTACGCCGAGAGTGGCCTGACCGAAGAACAATGGTCGGCGCTGCTGGAACTGAAAAACGTGCAACGCGGCCGTATCAGCGAACTGGCCGAGCGCTTTGGCCTGGAGTTCCGCAAAGGGCAAACGCCGTGGGCGCTGGCCTGCGACATCGCCTTGCCCTGCGCCACCCAGAACGAGCTGGACGCCGACGCGGCCCGCACGTTGTTGGGCAATGGCTGCATCTGCGTGGCTGAAGGCGCCAATATGCCGACCACGCTGGAGGCTGTGGATATCTTTATCGAGGCAGGGGTTCTGTTCGCACCCGGCAAAGCATCCAATGCCGGCGGTGTGGCGGTGAGCGGCCTGGAAATGTCGCAGAACGCCATGCGCCTGCTATGGACCGCCGGGGAAGTGGACAGCAAGCTGCACG
The sequence above is drawn from the Pseudomonas quebecensis genome and encodes:
- a CDS encoding sensor domain-containing protein, with translation MSKVTPPTPLRAAHLAPGAPLHGPLKGALATLVLLLLALLFWQLLDQLQQNQKNQQQYTIDYSADLAEQISLNMALSAKIALNLLPMVEAPRDSEQQQALMRTLQRSLPELRSVALLAPSGAMISDSATDSQDSAWLDELVERSHGQAYYLSNNDDGSLIYLLLHQPSGGSRVYWALRLAPEYLANLTPQDNQGQRPTWAIENRLNHRVISRDTGMPAQWAGALTPDELNKTVLITPLSKSDWQLRGLFDRTAVLEELLPAFIGKCLLGLAFSLIPVIVLLNMRRRQRQVHEGRRRYQDIFEGTGVALCVLDLSGLNAFFDKARLQTREQLQAWRLADPAQCRLLLSELRITEINQVAVRLLNVGSCEEAWQRLISDCPDNATSIGYQVLEAVLTQQDQLELEIQLKDVAGNEQYLWLVMRLPEQQDDFKAVILSISDITSRKLIELSLVERESFWSDVVRTVPDHLYVQDVISQRMIFSNHHLGHTLGYNRAELQQMGEYFWEILLHPEDAEHYHELRQQQRQAGYATQLHCQLRFRHRNNQWRRFDIREQALARDKSSQVTRIIGVAKDITDQIEASESLRDSEQRYRMLAESISDVICSTDSQLALNYISPSVNAVLGYDVDWVFKNGWQSIIANPQQLAGIYSLVEQVSRALGDQAALSKLRDQVQTQLFLFDCLRADGRKVPIELRVVLVWDEHGTFEGILGVGRDISQQRRAEKDLRMAATVFEHSTSAILITDPAGYIVQANEAFSRVSGYEVADVLDQLPNMLTVDEQQEAHLRYVLKQLHQHSTWEGEVWLKRRNGEHYPAWVGITAVFDDEGDLASYVCFFSDISERKASEQRIHRLAYYDALTHLPNRTLFQDRLHTALQAAERQKSWVVLMFLDLDRFKPINDSLGHAAGDRMLKEMATRLLGCVAEDDTVARMGGDEFTLLLQPRVNRELALNRAIHVAEQILASLVKPFVLEGREFFVTASIGIALSPQDGNELSQLMKNADTAMYHAKERGKNNFQFYQADMNASALERLELESDLRHALDQNEFVLYYQPQFSGDGKRLTGAEALLRWRHPRRGLVPPGDFIPVLEELGLVVDVGDWVISEACRQLRTWHQNKVRVPKVSVNISARQFSDGQLGTRIANILKDTGLPPACLELELTESILMREVNEAMHILDSLKNLGLSIAVDDFGTGYSSLNYLKQFPIDVLKIDRTFVDGLPSGEQDAQIARAIIAMAHSLNLAVIAEGVETHEQLDFLREHGCDEVQGYLFGRPMPANRFEAQFSNDALFMFD
- the ettA gene encoding energy-dependent translational throttle protein EttA; the encoded protein is MAQYVFTMHRLGKVVPPKREILKNISLSFFPGAKIGVLGLNGSGKSTLLKIMAGVDTEFEGEARPMPELNIGYLPQEPILDPTKTVREVVEEAVSVIKDAQARLDEVYAAYAEPDADFDKLAAEQAKLEAILQAGDGHNLERQLEVAADALRLPAWDAKVEHLSGGEKRRVALCRLLLSAPDMLLLDEPTNHLDADSVAWLEHFLHDFPGTVVAITHDRYFLDNVAGWILELDRGAGIPYEGNYSGWLEAKSDRLAAESKQQSAHEKAMKEELEWVRKGAKARQSKSKARLQRFEEMQSQEFQKRSETNEIYIPAGPRLGDKVIEFKNVTKGYGDRVLIDNLSFSMPKGAIVGVIGGNGAGKSTLFRMLMGKETPDSGSIEIGETVQLACVDQSREDLDGSKTVFQQISDGSDQIRIGNYEIPSRTYVGRFNFKGGDQQKFVKDLSGGERGRLHLALTLKEGGNVLLLDEPSNDLDVETLRSLEEALLDFPGAAIVISHDRWFLDRVATHILAYEDDSQAVFFEGNYTEYEADRKKRLGDAAAQPHRVRHKKLA
- the gdhA gene encoding NADP-specific glutamate dehydrogenase — translated: MIESVESFLARLKKRDPDQPEFHQAVEEVLRSLWPFLEANPHYLTSGILERMCEPERAITFRVSWVDDQGKVQVNRGFRIQMNSAIGPYKGGLRFHPSVNLGVLKFLAFEQTFKNSLTSLPMGGGKGGSDFDPKGKSDAEVMRFCQAFMSELYRHIGADVDVPAGDIGVGAREIGFLFGQYKRLSNQFTSVFTGKGMTYGGSLIRPEATGFGCVYFAEEMLKRDGLRVEGKRVAVSGSGNVAQYAARKVMDLGGKVISLSDSEGTLYAESGLTEEQWSALLELKNVQRGRISELAERFGLEFRKGQTPWALACDIALPCATQNELDADAARTLLGNGCICVAEGANMPTTLEAVDIFIEAGVLFAPGKASNAGGVAVSGLEMSQNAMRLLWTAGEVDSKLHAIMQSIHHACVHYGEEHGRVNYVKGANIAGFVKVADAMLAQGIV